The genomic stretch TCGGGTTGATAAATTTTGGCAAGTGCGATCGTCTCCTGAGTATTCTTTGCTAAGAAAATACGATAATTTTTAGCCTCTAAATAGTTAGAAATTGTATTGATATAAGCTTCATTATCATCTATGAGAAAGATCAATCGAGATGTATTGATGACTTGATCTGGAGATCTAGACTTAATATTTGTGTTTTCTGCTGACGTTGATGGTAAAGGAACAGTAGGCGTACAGGGTAAATCAATGGAAAAGCAACTACCCACTCCCAGTTCGCTAGTTAGTCCTACCCTACCAGAATGAAGTTCGACAATACGTTTTACTAGTGCTAGACCCAATCCAGTTCCTTGATATTGACGGTTGAGCGCACTATCGATTTGGATAAAAGGATGAAATAGCTTCTGCATATTTTCTAGTGCAATACCTATGCCTGTATCGATTACAGAAATTCGTAAGAAGTGTTGTTGGGCAGAAGTCGTGGTTACTAATTCGGGAGGTAGTATTTTAACTTCTATGGTGATGCGTCCACTCTCTGGGGTAAATTTCACTGCATTGTTGAGTAGATTGATTAAAACTTGACGGATGCGCCTTTCGTCTGCGATGAGGCTGGGTAAGTTAGGTTGTAGTTTCGTCTCTATCTGGATATTTTTTTTCAGCGCTTGCTGTTTGATAAAAATGAGACTAGCTTTACAGAGCGTTTCTACAGAAATAGGAGCATATTCGAGTTCGATCCGCCCCGATTCGATCTTGGCAATATCGAGAATGTCATTAATCAGTTCTAGTAAATGAGCACCACTGCTCTCAATCGTTTGCAAAGCCCTAATTTGCAGCTCATTTACTTCCCCAAACACCTTGGTTTGCATCCCCTCAGCCATTCCTAAGATCGCATTGAGCGGTGTGCGGAACTCGTGGCTCATGCTGGCAAGAAATTCATCTTTAAGTCGAGTTGCACGGGCAAGTTCGGCATTGGTTCTTTCGAGTTGGGCATTGGCGGCGATCAGGTTAACTTCAGTCTGTTTTAAAGCTTCTGTGCGTTGGGAAACTCGGTCTTCGAGTTCTTTGTTAAGTTGATAGAGAGATATTTCAGCTTGCTTGCGATCGCTAATATTTTGCATTTGCGCGATCAGATACATGGGATGCTGACTAATATCACGGACTAGGGAAACACTCAACAAGATCCAGACTATATATCCGTCTTTATGCAAAAAACGCTTCTCTAGTTTAAAGGAACTAATTTCTCCTGCTAATAAGCTGTTGGTAGCATCTAGGTCTGCTTGCTTATCCTCTTCATGGGTGATTTCTTGGTGAGTTAGAGATAATAACTCTGATTCGGAATAGCCAAGTATCTCACATAGAGCTTGATTAACCTTGAAGAATTTGCCATCGATCATATTTAACGCCATACCGATCGCCGCATTCTCAAAGGCATTACGAAAGCGCAATTCCGATTCGCGTAGGGCGGCTTCGGTTCTTTTGCGATCGCTCATATCCCAAAGCACCATCACCGCGCCATCGATTTCTCCTGACGGTAAATAGATGGGGGATGCACTGTCACAAACTGGTTTTTGCGTCCCGTAGCGATCGATCATCGTAGTAGAATCATTAAGATAGGTTACTTGTCCAGAGCGCAGGACTTGGGGAACAGGATTAGCAATTTCTTCACCGCTATATTCATCGACCAGACGAAAAATTTCGGTTACTTCTTTCCCTAGAGCTTCGTCAAAATGCCATCCTGTCAAGTTTTCGGCAGCAGTGTTCATATAAATAACTTCAGCAACCCGATCTGTCGCGATCACAGCATCATGGGTTGACTTGAGAATTGCGGAGAGTTGTGCTTCGCGTAAGGCAAGTTGCCTTTCCATGCTGTGCTTGTACGAAGCTGTTTCGATCGCTACCCGTAAGTCCCTCTCATCAAAGGGTTTAACGAGATAGCCATAGGGTTCAGATCTTCTTGCTCGCTCTAGGGTCGTATCATCGGTATGGGCAGTGATATAGATTACAGGAAGGTGATATTCCTGCCGTAGGATCGTAGCAATCTCAATGCCATCTCTGCTCGATCCTTTCAAAAGGATATCCATTAACACGATGTCAGGTTTATTTTCGGATATGCTGGCAAATGTCTCTTCATCGGAGGTCGCTAGATCGGTGACAGCATATCCAATCAGGGTTAACTCTTCTGAAATCACTCTTCCAGTAATCACCTCATCTTCAACAACTAAAACTTTGATTGGTGGCATGGATAATCAATTCTCTCTTTTTCAATTTTGAATGCTTGGATATGGGAATGCCCTGAAGTCTCCTGAAGCAAACTAATCTATATCAACATCTGCTTAGGTTTCTGCGACTTATCGCTGTCGCTAGTCTTGTGAGGATACAAATCCAGAAGATGAGTGGAGACATGAAGCGCCGCCTAAGTTCACATTACACTATAGTTTGAGTGTTTTTAGTGAGATTAAGATTTGATTGTAAAGGAAATCTGGAATGCCATCCCACCACGATGATCTAACGTAATTTGTCCTTTTAGCTGTTGGACAGCAAGAGAATAAACAAGCTGTAGTCCAAGGCTTTTAGCATGTTTGAGATCGAGCGCTTCGGGCATACCAATCCCATTATCTCGAACGATTAACATGTAGCGATTATCAGCATCCTGATTAAACTCAATTATAACCTCACCAGTACGACCTTCAGGAAATGCATATTTTAAAGAGTTAGATACTAGCTCATTAATAATTAAGCCACAGTACATGGCGGTGTCGATATCCACCTTAACGGTTTCAGCTTGGATATTTAAAGTGATAGATATTGATGGTGATGCGTAGGAACCTTCCAAATTTAGGGTCAGACTGCGGATATAACCGATAAAATCAATATTTTCTAAATCCTGCGATCGATAGAGCCTTTCGTGGAGCAATGCCATTGATAAGATGCGATTACGGCAGCTTTGGATAACGGTTTTAATTTGCTCGTCTTGGACTTGCCTAGATTGTAGATATAGTAAGCCTGAGATAATCTGCAAATTGTTTTTTACCCGATGGTGGATCTCCTTGATCAGTACAACTTCGCGATCGTAGGCGGCTCTCAATTGGATTTCCGCCTGTTTGCGATTGGTGATATCTCGTGCAATTTTTGACGCATGGGAGATTTTGCCAGATCTGTCCCGTACTGGTGAAATAGTTACGGAAATATCGATGAGTTGACCATCTTTTCGGCGACGGACAGTCTCAAAATGCTCGACTCGCTCACCTTGAGCAATTTTGGCGAGAATTTGCGGTTCTTCTGCTGCTCTGTCTGGGGGAATGATGATCGCCATCGGTTGTCCGATCGCTTCCTCTGCGGAATATCCAAAAATTTTCTCTGCTCCAGAATTCCAACTGGTGATGATGCCTTCTAGGGTTTTACTAATAATGGCATCATCGGAGGATTCAACAATGGCTGCAATTTGTTCACGGGCAATTTCTAAAACCTTGCGATCGGTAATATCATTCCGAATTGCCATGTATTGATAGGGATGACCCTTCTCATTTAAAAAAGGAACGATGGTGGTATCTACCCAATAGAACGAACCATCCTTGGCACGATTTTTGATTTCAGATCGCCAAGTTTGTCCAAGAGCGATCGCTTGCCACATTTCTATAAAAAACTGACGAGGATGATAGCCAGAATTGAGGATGCGATGGTTCTGCCCAATTAGCTCTTCACGACTATATTTAGAGATCTCGCAAAATTTGTCATTGACAAAAA from Pseudanabaena sp. Chao 1811 encodes the following:
- a CDS encoding response regulator, whose translation is MPPIKVLVVEDEVITGRVISEELTLIGYAVTDLATSDEETFASISENKPDIVLMDILLKGSSRDGIEIATILRQEYHLPVIYITAHTDDTTLERARRSEPYGYLVKPFDERDLRVAIETASYKHSMERQLALREAQLSAILKSTHDAVIATDRVAEVIYMNTAAENLTGWHFDEALGKEVTEIFRLVDEYSGEEIANPVPQVLRSGQVTYLNDSTTMIDRYGTQKPVCDSASPIYLPSGEIDGAVMVLWDMSDRKRTEAALRESELRFRNAFENAAIGMALNMIDGKFFKVNQALCEILGYSESELLSLTHQEITHEEDKQADLDATNSLLAGEISSFKLEKRFLHKDGYIVWILLSVSLVRDISQHPMYLIAQMQNISDRKQAEISLYQLNKELEDRVSQRTEALKQTEVNLIAANAQLERTNAELARATRLKDEFLASMSHEFRTPLNAILGMAEGMQTKVFGEVNELQIRALQTIESSGAHLLELINDILDIAKIESGRIELEYAPISVETLCKASLIFIKQQALKKNIQIETKLQPNLPSLIADERRIRQVLINLLNNAVKFTPESGRITIEVKILPPELVTTTSAQQHFLRISVIDTGIGIALENMQKLFHPFIQIDSALNRQYQGTGLGLALVKRIVELHSGRVGLTSELGVGSCFSIDLPCTPTVPLPSTSAENTNIKSRSPDQVINTSRLIFLIDDNEAYINTISNYLEAKNYRIFLAKNTQETIALAKIYQPDLLLMDIQMPVTNGLEVLKQIRRELNLVNVPVIVLTGLGMAGDREQYLEAGATAFLTQPIKLNQLSATIQQLLQ
- a CDS encoding PAS domain S-box protein — translated: MESPNFDLNDPNRNDLNRNRASSLLNTHDILSIDEPHGKQAWLERVVYALNQTAIIAITDPQGSIIFVNDKFCEISKYSREELIGQNHRILNSGYHPRQFFIEMWQAIALGQTWRSEIKNRAKDGSFYWVDTTIVPFLNEKGHPYQYMAIRNDITDRKVLEIAREQIAAIVESSDDAIISKTLEGIITSWNSGAEKIFGYSAEEAIGQPMAIIIPPDRAAEEPQILAKIAQGERVEHFETVRRRKDGQLIDISVTISPVRDRSGKISHASKIARDITNRKQAEIQLRAAYDREVVLIKEIHHRVKNNLQIISGLLYLQSRQVQDEQIKTVIQSCRNRILSMALLHERLYRSQDLENIDFIGYIRSLTLNLEGSYASPSISITLNIQAETVKVDIDTAMYCGLIINELVSNSLKYAFPEGRTGEVIIEFNQDADNRYMLIVRDNGIGMPEALDLKHAKSLGLQLVYSLAVQQLKGQITLDHRGGMAFQISFTIKS